The DNA region ATGCGCTCATTTAGTGCAAGCTGTTTCAGTGAAGAGCCTTTTCTGATCAGATTTTTGAATACTTGGGATCATTTCCGAAAGAGCTCTGCCATGTTTCAAGCTTCCTGCAGTTCCTTACTGTACAACAAAGAGATGATGAAATACATTGAAGAAGGTAAATTCGATGCCATCTTTACAGATCCTTTATCACTCTGTGGACAGATAATTGCTTTGTACTTTTCTATCcctactgttttcttcttgcgGGGCATCCCATGTGCTATAGACATTCACGCTGCTCAGAGTCCGGACCCACCATCCTATGTCCCACGAATGTTCTCACTCAATACAGACCATATGACGTTCTCTCAGAGAGTGCAGAACTTCCTGATTAGCATTTCAGAGTCTTTCACCTGCAGTATGATCTTTTCACCATTTGAAAGCTTGGCCTCGGACTTTCTCAAAAAGCCAATGACAATTACACAGCTTCTAAGTCATGGATCCATTTGGCTGAAGAGACTTGACTTTGTTTTTGAATATCCCCTGCCTGTAATGCCCAATATGATTTTCATTGGAGGCATAAACTGTGGGCAGAAGAAACCATTATCTCAGGTCAGTGACTGGCTGGGAAAGGCATAACAAGGGAAAAGTTTTGGCAGTCATACACCTGCATGATCTGAGTGAGCTTTAATAACGTGTTTGATATGGACGTTTACCTAAAGACATAATTTAGATTAATGCTTTCTGTACAGCTGATCCACAGGAAAAACAGACCAGGAGAATCAGATGTGATTCCATCTCCTTTCCTTCAGGCAGCCCAACACAGGGAATTTTTTTGGTGAGGGGGTCATGTGCTATGCTGTGTTAAATTCTAGCTGAAGTCAGGTACACAAATACCATCTCACCCAGGGATCAATGCAAAAAGGACAGGTGAATTATAACGGCTCTTCAAAAAATCCTTTGCCTCACATATGAGGTAGTAGAATATTTCTTCAAGAGCATTAGCTCCTTATCCAGTCAGAAAAATAACTCACTACTGAGTTATGTGCAATAGCATCATGTGCTCCTTTCTGTAACAGCAGTCTTGTGTTTGAGTTCAAGGCTAGTATTTTGTGGTGAAGGTTTTGGTGTGACAACAGCTTCCATCACAAAAATTAGACAGCTGAATTTGCAACTGCATTTTTAGGAGATGTCCAGTTTGGATAGGGAAATGAATGAGTCAAGcttcacagaaaacagatttgcaTTTTACAAGCCTGGCCATTTTCCCCAGAGCCAACCCTAAATGCCCTCAGGCTTCACCTGGTACTTCACCTCTTGCTGCCTGTTAATTTCTGTTGAGCTGATAGTGTTCATATCTTGCTTTTTCACAAAAGTGTCTTTCAAATTGCCGTCAACCCCCCACATGGCCACTTTCATCGCGGTAGAGTTTTTTCCTATCTCTTCTGTCATGAGAGCTGCTTAATGGCTCCTCAGGGACAAATCCAGGCAGATCCTCTGGGAAAGCTGCAAGACAAATCCTGCCTGCAGGCAAGGATATGTAGGAGCCTCAGCTTGAAATCAGACTATCCTCTGAAGACAAACTCACTCTCACACTCCAGCAGCAATACGTATTGCAGAAGTACTGATTGTTCAGTCCTGGTTTCTTGGTGTCTTCCAGCTATGCTTCTGAATTACACAGGTACAtctaacagcaaaataaaatcctgtgGTTTGACAAGTTTGTCAGAAGTACTCGCTAGCTGCTCAGACATGGTATTTTACTTCTAGTTTTTCATCTGAAGTACTGCCAGCGCTTACCATTGAAAATCAATGCTGGTCTGAACCAAGAGGACTATTACTGGCTACTTCTGTCCAAGCTTTGGTGTATTTAATTAGGTACAAGGGGAACTGAgtggctttttcttcctgttgctcCTGGAAGAAGAATATGGTCAAAAGAGGCACAGAGAGATAGGGCAGGATGAGAACGAAGAAGTTACATGCATGACAGCATGGATTCAGTGTTTTTCCTTCACTGATACAAACCTCTGCTGCAGTGttgcttattttaataaatttgtaCCTGGTGTTGTAcctggccccagtgctgagctTTATGTAAATCACAGAGCCTCCTCCTCAGGATTTGCACAAATATCATGCTGTATAGTGGcataattttctaattttagaCATAAACTTGACAAGCATTTCAGAACAGCTGTAAAATGCTtatcaaaaagaaaggaaagcaagaaagcattttaatacCTTCTTTCAGCAAGTCCAGTTGCTTCCAAGTGCCAGGCCTATTCAAAgacttgggattttttttgcaaagtctgattttcttttcagtctaaCAATTCAATCAGCACAGGGAATCAATCAGAAAGGACCCATCCCAAGGGAGCCTCAGATACCAAGCCCAGTCCTGCCCAACCCAAGTTGATTTATCAAGTTCCTTAAATGACTCATCAATGCCTTGAATGGTTACTGGTGACTGGTTTTACTGGAAAAGTTGGGTTGTTAAGGGGTAATGTGAGAAcctggcagggtgctgtgggTCTACTTAAAATCTGTTAGGCCAGGGCAGAGAGCAGAGTCTGAATTTCTAGGAACATGGCTCATGTAAGTAAATACAGTTACTTAGTTTCTGCaggggttttggttttcctgtcTCTGTTTTGCTTGGCCAGTGGTGgaaagctgttggtggtgccaaTGGATGGGAGTCACTGGCTCAGCATGCGCTCACTACTCGTGGCCCTCAGCCAGAAAGAGCACAAAATTGTCGCTGTGGCACCAGAAGTAAACTTGAATGTGAAGACATCTGAATATTACACCCTCAAAACATATCCAGTGCCTTTAACCAGGGAAGAACTAGAAGCACGCATGAATTCATTTGCAAATGATCTTTTTGAGAGAAGACCTTTTCTTCAAAGAATTGCTGCGCTTTATGAAAAAGTTCAAGTCATCTCTGATCTCTATGTCTCCTCTTGTAGCAGTTTACTGCATAACAAGGATCTGATGCAGTATCTTGAAGAGAGTAAATTTGATGCTGTTCTCACGGATCCTGTTGTGCCATGTGGACAGATACTGGCTCTGCATCTGTCTAtcccatctgttttctttttgcgAGGACTCCCTTGCAGTTTTGATTTGCAGGCTACTCAGTGTCCAGACCCTCCTTCTTACGTCCCAAGAACATTTACAGACAACTCAGACCACATGACATTTATCCAGCGTGTGGAAAACTTATTTCTCAAGTCATCAGAATCCTTTCTTTGCAATTTTGCCTATTTGCCATTTGAACTTCTGGCCTCAGATGTTCTTCACAGACCAGTAACAGTGAAGGAGCTCTTAAGCCATGGATCAATTTGGCTTAAAagaatggattttgtttttgaGTATCCCATGCCAGTGATGCCCAACATAGTTTTTATTGGAGGAATAAactgtggaaataaaaagcCATTATCTCAGGTCAGTGATTTCCTTGTTAAAATATACTAATGTTTGAAGGGGGAATGCTGTTTGTAAATGCTGTGTGCATATTACTGCATAGGTGATTTTGTGGGATTTATACAGGCAGTAAGGTATACTGTCAAGACAAAGGAAATAGGTGAAAAACTGGGTTGCTTTTAATTGCAGGTACTCTTCCATAGGATTAGCAGGATCTAAGCATTTGTCCTTACACAATTGTTTTCTTTGGCCTAGGTTGAAGTAGTTTACCACTACACTCTCCCTAACGAGGCAAACACCCGAGGCAAACACCCACGAGTGAGGGAGATCCCTGTCTTACCGGGCAGGTCTGCTGCTGGTGTTTGCCAAATCAGTATTGTTAACTCAAACTATTTGTTCTACTGTTACAAGTGATTGTTGAAAACAATTAATCTTTTCAGTTCATAGAACCATCCTTTcctaatttagaaataaaatgttgtaaTGCATCAGTTGGAAGGAAGTGTTCTGGTTGCTCTGTCAATCTAGGCTTATTCTTTCATTGCATGGATTCCTTACAAAATCTTCTAAACAACTCTTGGAGGTTTTCGTAGCTGCTAGCAAGCACTGAGCTTCTGCAACAGCTTATGCTGCCTTCTGAAAAGTTTCCCTAAAAAGGGTGTCCCTAGAGCTGCAGTAGTTCAGCAAATGTCCctaaaaaaattctgttgtgTACTATAAACCTCCATACTAAACCATTGTATTGTCAAAATTGACTTCTGTGCAGTAATTTTCATAATTAGGGCTGATTGTCTGCAAATCCTGTCTATGCATTAGACATATGTTGTTTCCTTTCATGCCCCTGAGGCATCCTCTTCCCAGGCTGATCTGGAACAGTGTTTCTGAATTGctaattcagttttaaatataaCTGGCACAAAACATGCTGTTGCCCTTCCTTCTTCCAGCCCCTACTTCATCCTTCCAAAAAAGAGGCCTTTCAGCGAAATGAACGTTGATAAccaattttccattttcattacaGTGCCAAGtataaaactgataaaaaacCCAGGCCATTTCACACGTgaagcattaatatttttataagcttttcaaatgaaaatgatttGGACTGGCAAGAGTGAATAAATTTTCATACACTGAAAATTCTTGTTTGGAAAAGGAATGATATGTTAATTAGCTCTTTTGAACAGACCAGTTGTTGAAGGATCCCTCATTTCCTTAAATCCCAGTGTTTCTCCAATACAAAGAGGTGGGTGTTTCTCAGTCTAGCTGATACTCTGAATATTGTGTGCCAAATTGGCTGAACTTTAACACCTTGTATTCCATCTTTGCCATACCCATGTTTGTACATTTACCACACTGCAAATAAGTCTAAAGATCATCTGGAGAAAGCACATCACAGATTGCTTGAAACCTAGCTAGGGATATTCTTTCTGGATCGCACTCACCAGATTCCTGCAGAAATGGCCCCGGTGCTTAACGCTTATCCACAAGCGACGGCGACgctgcttctgctcctgtcTATGCTCAGTttggctgctggtgggaagctgctggtggtgcCAGTGGACGGGAGTCATTGGCTCAGCATGCGGGAAGTGCTGGATGGTCTCAAGCAGAAGGGACATGAAATAGTCATCGTCGCACCTGAAATCACTATGTTCATAAAGCCAACAAAGAACTTTGTCATGAAAATGTACCCAGTCCCTTCCACACAGGAAGAGATGGATGAAAATTTCCAGCGATTTTTAAGAGATGTACTTCAAGAAGGATCTTTTCTTGAAAGATTTCTTAAAGTATATGAAGGTATGAAAAGAGTCTCTGATTTGGCAGTTTCCAGCTGTGCACACTTACTGCACAACAAAGACCTTGTCAGATATCTTGAGGAGAGCAAGTTTGATGCTGTTCTTACAGACCCTGTACTACCCTGTGGGCCGATACTGGCTGAACATCTTTCAGTcccttctgtgtattttttacGAGGAATACCTTGTGGTTTAGATTTTGAAGCCACTCAGTGTCCCAATCCCCCTTCTTATGTCCCTAGGGCATTTACAGAGCATACAGACCACATGAACTTTCTCCAGCGGGTGAGGAACCTGATCTTTGAAAtcccaaattattttctctgtgatttTGCCTTTCAACCGTATGCAAAACTGGCTTCTGAGTTCCTTGGGCGGGATGTGACTGTGCCGGATCTCTTACGCCAGGCTTCCATTTGGCTGCTGAGGTTAGATTTTGTGTTCGATTACCCAAGACCTTTGATGCCCAACATTATTGCAATTGGAGGAGTACACTGTGCTCACAAGAAGCTGCCTCAGGTGGGTCATGCTCTGTTTTTAATTCATGCTCTGATAGACTTCTGTGTTCACAAGGTGGAATTTTGTATTGCAGATAGGAGTTACGTTCCCATTTAGGATGTGTTAGGCAAATACTCatgaaagaaatcagttttctctcactttcttcctcactttccattttctgtgtgGGCAGCTATACCTTTTCACTTATAAAGTGTGCTCAGTTGATGCCTTTTTAACTACGTTTATTTGAAGCCATTCTGCGCAATGTCGTGTAACTTAGTACTCTCTTTCCCCTTTAGCAAGTGATGGAAGAACAGCAGGCAAGTCTGAAGACTGTCAAAGCCTTGCAGTTCAGTATAATTCATACAACATTGCACATTGTTCTAGTAGGATCTGTTATTTACTGAGAAATGCATGTGAGGCTTCTGCCCCAGTGCACCCTTGCTGCCttaccacttctttttttttgtcaatgaATTTGTCTGCATCTTCACATGGGTATTTCCAAAATTGGAACCAGGAGGAATGTTGCAGGCTGCGGACTCTCAGGCTAAGAAGCACTGTCTGTTTACAGGCAGGCCTCAGAAGATTTCCTTGGTGGTGGCTAAGTGACATctgataaaaaaatcaattacaaTAAGGCTGAAGGGGCTATGGTGGCTTGGCAGGTCCTGCTCAAAGGCAATAGAGCTGCCAAAGCTTTTCTAATAGAAACAGATGGGGCTTAATGTGGTGCATTCAGCACATTTACCAATCGCCTGCACAGATTGCTGCACTCTAGTGCTTATTTTGCATCCTTTTATCAAATCAATGATTATACATTTACCACACAGCAAATACCGTAAGGATCAAAAGACAGCCTGTAGCAGAGATTGCTTAAAAGCATGGAGCTGGTGCTGTGGCTTCAGTGCCACCAGTGGTTTGCTTTCTGGATCGCACTCACcagatttctgcagaaatggCCCCGGTGCTTAACGCTTATCCACAAGTGATGGCgatgctgcttctgctcctgtcTGTGCTCAGTttggctgctggtgggaagctgctggtggtgcCAGTGGATGGGAGTCATTGGCTCAGCATGCGGGAAGTGCTGGATGGTCTCAAGCAGAAGGGACATGAAATAGTCATTGTCGCACCTGAAATCAGTTTGCACATAAAGCCAACAAAGAACTTTGTCATGAAAATGTACCCAGTCCCTTTCACACAGGAAGAGATGGATgaaaatttcaaagcattttcacGGGATGTATTTGAAGAAGGATCTTTTCTTGAAAGAGTTATTAGAATGTATCAGCATTCAAAAAAAACCTCTGCCATGTTCCTGTCTACCTGTAGACAATTACTGTACAACACAGAGCTTGTCAGATATCTCGAGGAGAGCAAGTTTGATGCCGTCTTTACAAACCCTCTACTACCATGTGGGCAGATAGTGGCTGAACATCTTTCAGTCCCTTCCGTGTTTCTCTTGCAGCTGATACCTTGTGGTTTAGAATCTGTAGCCACTCAGTGTCCCAATCCCCCTTCTTATGTCCCTAGGGCATTTACAGATCTTACAGACCGCATGAACTTTCTCCAGCGGGTGAAAAACCTAATCTTTgaatttccaaattattttctctgtgatttTGTCTTTCAACCATATGCAAAACTGGCTTCTGAGTTCCTTGGGCGGGATGTGACTGTGCCGGATCTCTTACGCCAGGCTTCCATTTGGCTCATGAAGCTAGACTTTGTTTTACACTATCCAAAACCATTGATGCCCAACATGATTATGGTTAGTGGAGTAAACTGTGCTCACAAGAAGCTGCCTCAGGTGGGTCATgctctgtttttgtttgtgtcatTCTTGCAGGTTTTTACATACTCTGAAATGTTGCAACACAGgttttgttagttttgtttctgtgggtGATAGCAGAAGGAtttcaaactgcttttgctttgcaaagtGGAGGCAGCACTGGTTTCAGTGAAGGCACCTGAATAGCACAGTATAAAGATGGAGAAGGTGTTGTATATGGAATTAGCTCTGGGAAACTCCCCATTGATCCTGTGTCCCCAGTTCCTAACCATCTTGTTGGCTTttgctggacttgctccagcacATTGATGTATTTCTTGTACTGGAGAGCCCAAAACTGGGTACATGTCTTCAGATGTCTTCCAAATGCTGAACAGATGAGAAGTGTCATCTCCCTGTCTGCTGGCTGCACTCGTACTCCTATAGTCCAGGATGCTATTGCTTCTGTGGCTGCAATGGCACACTACTGACTCATAGTCACCTTTTGTCCAAGAGGACCCCGGGTcatttgctgcagagctgtccaGCTGGAGTACAGCCTGTCCTGTGGCATGGGGTTATCCCATTCCAGTGGCAGAactttgcttttgcctttgctgACCTTCACAATGCCGCTGTTGGCCCATTTTTCCAGCTCGTGGCATTCTTTTTGCATACCCCAGGCCAGTGATGCTACTTACCTAAAGTATCAGCTGacatcataaaaataaagtataagTTGGGTtactttattcttaaaaaatgaatgttgagtttatttcagatttttttcaatgtgtATTCAAATATAGTAGGTCATTTGCAGAGTAACATCATAGCttctatttttagaaataactaTTCCTGTTAGGTAAGTTTTTCAGATACTGACCTTGCAAAACAGCGAAATGGggcttatttttcagaaaaagctgaacctcacacagtaaaaatgaagcattttaaagagGATTCAAACTTGGCACTCAGTCTAGACAAGCAGAGGGGGAATAAACCGTACAGCTAAACCTATGAAAAGAACAATGACAGAGGTCTATAAAATCCTGAAAGGTGTAGTCAGGGTGAAAGGGGAACTGATAGGCAGTTTCTCCCAGTACCAGACCTATGACCAACACTGAAATGTAGCAACAGCAAGctccaagcaaacaaaaggGAGTACTTTTCCACACtgtgcacacaaaaaaattaaaaagctgccTCTCAACaccagcagattttttttgtaggtaaaaaaaatctgcttatcAACACCAGCAGATATTTTTTGTAGACAAAACCTATGAATTTAAAAAGGATTTGGATGGTTAATAAGAGGTACATTTTGACTGCCAGGATTTGTAGACTTAAAGTAATCATGCATTCCCTTAACAGGATATTTGCTGTCCTGTTCCCAGTGTACAACCTTGGCACTCAACTCTGTACTTTAGCTTTACTTTCTCCTGATGGATATCTTTTTTCATCCCGGCCTTTGGGATGGGCTGAACTCATGGACTTTAGTCTCTGGACTCATATACACGTGAAAGGGTGTTTGTGTGTTGCTCAAAATCCAGTGACACACCTTCTAAACTCTTAGGAACTTGTTGTTAGCCATAAgggtttggtttgtggggtttttaccTCTTTAATGTTGTTTTACAGCAGTTTATATTAGTGTTATTCAGATAATACACATTTTAAGTTCTGCTAATGTTTCAGCCAAGACTAACATGGAAGTGACTATATATCAAATATGAGATTTGAAGGCCCTTTATATGTTAGCATAGGGTTAAGAGTACATCTGCAACTCCGGGTTAACTACCTGAGTGTATGCTGCCACCTTAAGGTATATGTAATGCTGCGTCGCCTTGTTGTGCAAGATCTTTTTGCCACTAGAac from Falco biarmicus isolate bFalBia1 chromosome 8, bFalBia1.pri, whole genome shotgun sequence includes:
- the LOC130153874 gene encoding UDP-glucuronosyltransferase 1A1-like produces the protein MLVAMLLLFCCCLGPAAAGKLLVVPMDGSHWLSMKELLVELSKRGHEIVVIAPDSKILIDSSVIYELKTYPVPFKKEEMEELMRSFSASCFSEEPFLIRFLNTWDHFRKSSAMFQASCSSLLYNKEMMKYIEEGKFDAIFTDPLSLCGQIIALYFSIPTVFFLRGIPCAIDIHAAQSPDPPSYVPRMFSLNTDHMTFSQRVQNFLISISESFTCSMIFSPFESLASDFLKKPMTITQLLSHGSIWLKRLDFVFEYPLPVMPNMIFIGGINCGQKKPLSQVSDWLGKA
- the LOC130153873 gene encoding UDP-glucuronosyltransferase 1A1-like codes for the protein MAHVSKYSYLVSAGVLVFLSLFCLASGGKLLVVPMDGSHWLSMRSLLVALSQKEHKIVAVAPEVNLNVKTSEYYTLKTYPVPLTREELEARMNSFANDLFERRPFLQRIAALYEKVQVISDLYVSSCSSLLHNKDLMQYLEESKFDAVLTDPVVPCGQILALHLSIPSVFFLRGLPCSFDLQATQCPDPPSYVPRTFTDNSDHMTFIQRVENLFLKSSESFLCNFAYLPFELLASDVLHRPVTVKELLSHGSIWLKRMDFVFEYPMPVMPNIVFIGGINCGNKKPLSQVSDFLVKIY